A portion of the Lampris incognitus isolate fLamInc1 chromosome 9, fLamInc1.hap2, whole genome shotgun sequence genome contains these proteins:
- the wdr73 gene encoding WD repeat-containing protein 73: MDNLELDDILDDWFIESLKIYKDLHVYQLEHPTRVMEWTSERTVCVAGYQPTKSEILELCLPLKLFADEKKGPCADRDFKVVHGGFTDRPIHCLRHIPGTRFAVTGDGLTAKLLVWDLGGDDSDVIRRAGSIERRNGAGRGCRIAAGLCPEPSVLHGTLLSDVQLSQLSTGKTLYQLETDFPDALSSLQFVSTSVFLACSSNGNLFVVDTRTSSVPAPAPPPPAGQRRDSISWSMDASADCSGPDVTRCRVARLSSSGEVLVSDLRNVKNEVCRAQLDVQTNGSDLEFVNVLWAPALDDCIAVSGFNGAVQVYDTSSWGVEGKDARPLFEHRGHTPSGTLSIRVSTHLWHPTRPRTLLSAATDGSVHLWDWVDQTAADC; this comes from the exons ATGGATAACTTGGAGCTGGATGATATTCTAGATGACTGGTTTATCGAGTCGCTCAAAAT ATACAAGGATCTACATGTGTATCAGCTGGAGCATCCCACCAGGGTCATGGAATGGACATCAGAAAGAA CTGTTTGTGTGGCAGGGTACCAGCCAACTAAAAGTGAAATATTAGAGCTGTGTTTACCACTGAAACTCTTTGCTGATGAAAAGAAG GGTCCCTGTGCAGACCGGGATTTTAAAGTTGTCCATGGTGGTTTCACAGACAGACCCATTCACTGCTTAAGACACATCCCAGGAACAAG GTTTGCTGTCACCGGTGATGGCCTCACTGCAAAACTGCTGGTGTGGGACCTTGGAGGAGATGACAGCG ACGTGATCCGAAGAGCAGGAAGTATTGAGCGGAGGAATGGTGCGGGGAGAGGTTGCAGGATAGCAGCTGGACTCTGTCCAGAACCTTCTGTTCTTCATGGAACTCTGCTCAGTGATGTTCAGCTCAGCCAGCTGTCAACTGGAAAGACATTATATCAGCTAG AAACAGATTTTCCAGACGCGCTGAGTTCATTGCAGTTCGTGAGCACCAGTGTTTTCCTCGCTTGTTCCTCCAATGGGAACCTTTTTGTTGTGGACACACGGACTTCCTCTGTTCCTGCAcctgcaccaccaccacctgcaggCCAGAGGAGGGACAGCATCTCCTGGTCTATGGATGCCTCCGCGGACTGCTCTGGTCCAGATGTCACCCGTTGCAGGGTTGCACGGCTCTCCTCATCCGGGGAGGTGTTAGTGTCAGACCTGCGCAATGTGAAAAATGAAGTGTGCCGGGCTCAGCTGGATGTCCAAACCAATGGGTCTGACTTGGAGTTTGTTAATGTGTTGTGGGCTCCGGCGCTGGATGACTGTATTGCTGTGTCAG GATTCAATGGGGCAGTGCAGGTTTATGACACGTCctcctggggtgtggaggggaagGACGCCCGGCCGCTGTTTGAGCACCGCGGTCACACGCCATCCGGGACCTTGTCCATCCGTGTGTCGACCCACCTGTGGCACCCAACCCGACCGCGGACACTGCTCTCTGCCGCCACAGACGGCTCTGTCCACCTGTGGGATTGGGTGGACCAGACAGCGGCTGACTGCTGA
- the plekhf2 gene encoding pleckstrin homology domain-containing family F member 2 produces MVDRLANSEANSKRIALVENCFGAAGQPLAIPGRVLIGEGVLTKLCRKKPKARQFFLFNDILVYGNIVIQKKKYNKQHIIPLESVTIDTVPDEGDLRNGWLIKTPTKSFAVYAATASEKSEWMNHIAKCVGDLLEKSGKAPSGEHAAVWVPDSEATVCMRCQKVKFTPVSRRHHCRKCGFVVCGPCSEKKYLLPSQSSKPVRVCEYCYVQLTTGGAFAPRSDSISRPGSKFNTNNVSDDEDEDDSSD; encoded by the coding sequence ATGGTGGACCGGCTAGCGAACAGCGAGGCCAACTCCAAGCGCATCGCATTGGTGGAGAACTGCTTTGGAGCAGCAGGCCAACCGCTTGCCATCCCGGGCCGTGTGCTGATTGGTGAGGGTGTCCTCACCAAGCTCTGTCGTAAGAAGCCTAAGGCGCGGCAGTTCTTCCTCTTCAATGACATCCTGGTCTATGGAAACATTGTGATCCAGAAGAAGAAGTACAACAAGCAGCACATCATCCCCCTGGAAAGTGTTACAATAGACACGGTGCCAGACGAGGGTGACCTGCGCAATGGCTGGCTCATCAAGACACCTACCAAGTCCTTTGCTGTGTACGCCGCCACGGCCAGCGAGAAGTCCGAGTGGATGAACCACATTGCCAAGTGCGTCGGGGACCTGTTGGAGAAAAGTGGCAAGGCGCCCAGTGGCGAGCACGCCGCTGTTTGGGTGCCCGATTCTGAGGCCACAGTGTGCATGCGCTGCCAGAAGGTGAAATTTACGCCAGTGAGCCGCCGGCACCACTGCAGGAAGTGTGGCTTCGTGGTCTGCGGGCCATGCTCAGAGAAGAAGTACCTCCTGCCCAGTCAGTCATCCAAGCCTGTTCGCGTCTGCGAGTACTGCTATGTGCAACTAACGACAGGCGGGGCATTCGCGCCACGCTCGGACTCCATCAGTCGGCCGGGATCAAAGTTTAACACCAATAACGTGTCGGACGACGAGGACGAGGATGACAGCAGTGACTGA